From a region of the Zingiber officinale cultivar Zhangliang chromosome 10B, Zo_v1.1, whole genome shotgun sequence genome:
- the LOC122029845 gene encoding cyclin-dependent protein kinase inhibitor SMR1, which yields MSASPEFNRPPPSPGLLLPPIPLSVIMVSPLPSNNVEEECRTPTSAESRLPPVIDSCPPPPPRKKTRCAAPHKRRLSTKLITVGAEEMEQLFGWERSFSFDHK from the coding sequence ATGTCTGCCTCGCCGGAGTTTAACCGCCCGCCACCGTCGCCGGGCTTGTTGCTTCCCCCCATCCCACTATCAGTGATCATGGTGTCGCCGCTACCCTCTAACAACGTCGAGGAAGAGTGCCGCACGCCAACTTCGGCAGAGAGTAGGTTGCCGCCGGTCATCGACAGCTGCCCGCCGCCGCCGCCAAGGAAGAAGACGAGGTGTGCGGCGCCGCACAAGAGACGGCTGTCGACGAAGCTGATCACGGTCGGAGCTGAGGAGATGGAGCAGCTGTTCGGATGGGAAAGAAGCTTCAGCTTTGATCACAAATGA